Proteins encoded together in one Porites lutea chromosome 2, jaPorLute2.1, whole genome shotgun sequence window:
- the LOC140927822 gene encoding glutathione peroxidase 2-like, with the protein MSQSFYDFKAVNLKGEEVSFSKYKGKVVLIENVASLUGTTVRDYTEMNELMEKYSGKGLVILGFPCNQFGHQENTSDDEILNSLKYVRPGNGFVPKIELFSKVSVNGDKAHPLFVYLKNKLPLPYDKDPSKADLLMKSREILWNPVRRSDVAWNFEKFLIDSEGVPFQRYSRYFLTSEIAPDIEKLLSKK; encoded by the exons atgagccagtCATTTTATGATTTCAAAGCTGTAAACCTCAAAGGAGAAGAGGTCAGCTTCTCAAAGTACAAAGGGAAAGTGGTGCTGATTGAAAATGTGGCGTCTCTTTGAGGAACAACTGTCAGGGATTATACCGAG atGAATGAGCTCATGGAAAAGTACAGCGGAAAGGGGCTCGTTATTCTGGGTTTTCCCTGCAATCAATTTGGTCATCAGGAGAATACTTCAGATGATGAAATCCTCAACTCTTTAAAGTATGTTCGACCTGGGAATGGGTTTGTGCCCAAGATCGAATTGTTCAGCAAGGTGTCTGTCAATGGAGATAAAGCCCACCCCTTGTTTGTCTACCTGAAGAACAAGTTACCCCTCCCCTATGACAAAGACCCAAGTAAAGCAGACCTGTTAATGAAGAGTCGAGAGATACTTTGGAATCCAGTGCGAAGATCAGATGTAGCTTGGAATTTTGAGAAGTTCTTGATCGATTCAGAAGGGGTGCCGTTTCAAAGATACAGTCGTTATTTTCTCACTTCAGAAATTGCACCTGACATTGAGAAACTATTgtccaaaaaataa